The nucleotide window TACAGCCCGATGGCAATGCACTCCAACGCCAGGAACAACCCGCCCAGCACGGCGAATTGCTGGGTGACGGTACCCGAGCGGTCAACGAACTGCGGCAGAAACGCGGTAAACAAAAGGATTGCCTTGGGATTACCGATTGCCACCAGGAATTCCTGGCGCGCCAATTGCCCCATGCCCTTCGCCCCCATCGCGGCTTCGCTACCGGCCTCGGGTCGGGCCCGCCATAGCTGCACGGCGAGGTAGAACAGATACCCGGCCCCCACGAGCTTGATCCCCAGGAACAACAACTCCGAGGTATGCAGCACGGCCGTCAGCCCCACCGCTGCCAAGGCAATCATGATGGCGAACGCCAGCAGCCGACCAATGCCGCCACTGCACGCCCGGACGAAGCCGTAACGCGAGGCGTTGCTGATAGACAACAGGTTATTCGGGCCTGGCGCCATGTTCAGGGCGAAACAGGCCGGAATGAAAACCGCGAGTGTCGTCAGGTCCATCGGGTGCACTCCTGGCTGCGTGGATCGGGAACTCCATTCTGCGCCGGCCAGCAACGGGTTCAAGAGACAGTTGCGCGATCAAATCGCGTCCCACTGTACCGCCACAGCAATGCCATCAGTCTTCGGCAAAATCCGGTAACCATCCAGCCCTCGCCTCCTCCGCGTCAGTGACTAGCCTTCAGGCACATCACCCAGCAAGGATGCTTCGATGCTGCCGCTAT belongs to Pseudomonas sp. B21-028 and includes:
- a CDS encoding LysE family translocator — encoded protein: MDLTTLAVFIPACFALNMAPGPNNLLSISNASRYGFVRACSGGIGRLLAFAIMIALAAVGLTAVLHTSELLFLGIKLVGAGYLFYLAVQLWRARPEAGSEAAMGAKGMGQLARQEFLVAIGNPKAILLFTAFLPQFVDRSGTVTQQFAVLGGLFLALECIAIGLYCYMGIYARKLFAQPSGKRLFNRMCAGLLASAASFLLVARRS